TTCGTTGGGGGAGGATGATAACAATGACATTGACAGGATACTTCTGGTTCATCATGGCGTACATTTTAGTGGTAGTCGGCTATGGCCTCTATATAGCTAAGACACAGGTCAAGACCAACGAAGAATTTGTTACCTGCGGACGCAGGCTGCCGCTGTGGGTGGTCGTTGGAACCCTGATTGCGACTTGGTACGGCGGCGGCGGTATTACCGGCACCGCAAACCTCGTCTACAGCAGGGGGCCGTGGGCGGGGCTGATTTACGAGCTCGCTACGCCGGTAGCGATTATTCTGGTCCTCTTCCTCGCCGGAAAGATCAGGGAAAACAGGAATATAACCATTCCGGAGTTATTTAGAGAGAGATACGGCGACTACGCGGCCGTACTGGCGACTATCTTTATAGTCCTTGCCTACATAGGGATTTGTTCATACCAGTTTAAGGGCGCGGGATACGTCTTGAACCTAATGACAGGCCTCTCCGTTGAGAGCGGCACCCTTCTGGCCGCGGCGGTAATAATCATCCTATCCGTTACCGGAGGACTAACCTCGGTCGCCTATACCGACGCCATCAGCGCCATCTTTATCTTCTGCTCGATGGGGGTCGCGGTGCCGGTCCTTTTATCTCAGACAGGCGGTTTCTCCGGCCTGATATCCCAGATTCCACCCGACCATCTTTCCATTTCAAGCGGAGATAAATTTATAGACACAATCGGCTATGGGGTGGCTACACTGTTCCTGGCCATGGGCGACCAAAACCTCTTTATACGCTTCGCGGCCGCTAAAGATAAGGTAACGGCGACCAGGTCGGCCTTTCTATTCATCGTCATCAGCACAATACTTTCCTGCATGACTGTATTCATAGCGATGAACGCGATCCCTTTCCTGCCCGGAATAAAACCGGACACCGCCCTTCTCGCGGTCTCTATGTACAGAATGCCGTTCTTCCTTGGAGGATGCGTGCTGGCCGCGGCGGTCTCCTTTATGATAACAACGGGGGACTCGTTCCTGCTCTCGGCGGGAACAAACCTGACACACGACGTTCTGGAACCGTACGTCATGAAAGGGTGTTCCGATGCCCTGAAGCTAAAGACAATAAGAATTCTCATTGTAGTCTGCGGCATCCTCTCATATGTCCTCATCACCACCTTCAGGGATATACTGGGAATCATCATGTACGCATACACGATTTATGGCGCCGCCATAACCCCGGCGCTTGTAGCCGCCCTCTGCTGGCCGCGCGTTACAAGACAGGCGGGGCTCGCTTCCATAATAGCCGGAGGCGGCGGGACGTTGGTTTGGGAGCTCCTACTTAAAGACAGATTTTTAAACTTGGACAGCACTCTCGTTGCCGTGCCATTTTCCATCATCGTGCTAATCGTCGTCACATTCCTTACACAGCCAAAAGATTCAGAGAGCACAGGGGGAAAATAAGATGTTCACTAAAATCAAGTGCGGGAAGTTATACGACGGGGTCACTCCGCGCCTCTGGGAGAATAAGGAAATACTTATCGAAGACAATGTGATCAGGGAGGTAGGTTATGGCCTGCCGGAGCCGCAGGGAGTCGAGATCAGGGATCTTTCTGAACTGACCGTCACTCCTGGAATGATTGACGGCCATGTACACCCGCAGTTCTTTGATTATCGGGAACTTTACAACGAGTATGTCTGCCTGTCGGATGGATACCGTGCTTTGGCGACGGCCTCCTGCGCTAGAAAGACCCTCTTGGGAGGTTTCACGACCATACGGTCAATGGGATGGTTCTCCGAGGCATACGAACTTGACGTGAAACGTGCTATTGAAGACGGAAAAATCGAGGGTTCCAGACTTGTGGTGGGATCGCACTTTCTCTGCACACCAGGAAGCGCGGGAGATTCCAGCCAATCGCTCTCGGCCAACCCATATTTGAGCGACTATCTCATGAAAATGTGTCCTACCTGCGGCAGCGGCGCTGACTTTTTTACCAATGTGGTGCGGCGGGAGAAAAAGATGGGATGCGATTTTATAAAAATCTTCGGCTCCGGCGGGTTCGCCACACCTTGCGACGACCCTGAGGATATACAGCTCAACGACAGTGAGTTCAACGCCATCTTCAGTACGGCGAAGGAGCTGCGGATTCCCGTAACGGCACACGTATACGCCCCGGTTATGATGAAAAAACTCCTGAAATATAACATCTTCTGTATGGAACATGGAGCGCTCATGGACGATGAAACCGCCCGTATGATAGAGGGAAGCGGAGTCTACCTTGTACCGACCTTTATGCCTTATGAGGACATTGTCAATCCCAACGAAGAGAGCCTCTCTAAAAAGAGTGATTTTTTCAGAAGAAAATTGGAAAAATATCAGCGCAGGCTTCAGGAGGGCAGGGAGATAATCATCAACAGCAAAATAAAACTTGGCTATGGGACAGACATAGTTGACGTCTACAATAACTATGAATCCGGATGGGAATACAACTGCTGGCTAAAAAACGGTGTCGATCCGTTCCGCGCGCTGGAAGCGGCTACCAGTATCAACGCCGAAATATGCGGAATAAGCGACAAACTTGGAAACATTACGCCGGGTAAACTGGCCGACATCTCCGGATGGAAAAGAGACCTGCTTAAAGATCCCGACGCGTTGAGAGACTGCGCCTTCGTTATGAAAGACGGCGTTGAATATCTTACGGAGAGCAGAGTTTGATTAAAAAGGATCGATCCTAATCATAAAATGCGGAAAGTATCGCCAACCGTTAAGGTACGCTCCACAACCAACGGCAGGCATACTGTCCGCATTTATAAATTAGGCAGGCTGTCACAGACCTTCAGTAATTCCACGATGAAGACTATTCGTGGATCGTTTCCTCAATGAAATAGACCCCTGATATTTTTCGCAATCTAATGCACACCGCCCGGCAAAGAATAACCTTACCCAGGATAATAAATGACCATGCTCAGCCGGCAGATTTCGTTGCCGGTGTTTTTGTAGCTGTGGGGGCCGTCGGATTTGAAGCGCAGGGAGGAGCCGCGTGTGATGGCGAAGGTCTCCCCGTTGACGGAGACGCTGAGTTCGCCGGAGAAGGCGGTGATGAATTCCTGCGTACCAGCCGGATGCGGTTCAGCCTCCAGGCGGCCGCCGGGGTCTATTTCGATGTAGAGCATCTCGAAACGACGCGCGGCGTCAAAGGGGAAGACCGGAAAGTCGCGGTAGAGGCCGCCGTCCTCAAGTAAAGGCTCCACGCGTTTTATGTCGACCACCTCATAATCTTTTTCCGGGCGTGTCATCAGGTCGGTAAACGATATTTTCAGGCCGTTGGCGATCTTCCAGACGGTCGATACGGTGGGGTTGGCCTCTCCGCGTTCTATCTGGCCCAACATACTTTTGCTGACGCCGGAGAGCTTCGCCATCGCCTCCAGGCTCAGCTTCCGCTCCTCGCGAAACCGCTTTAGGTTGTCGGCGACGACCGAATTGATATTTTCCATTGGAGCTACCTCCAGCTTATTGACAATATATCGCACGTTATGTATAGTATATTCACCTAAGGACAGTATAACGTCCAATTGCATTCATTATAACATACGAAATAGAGAGGCAGTGACCATTATGAATTTCACGGCGTTTTTCTCATATGTAATCCTTACCGCCATTACTCCGGGGCCGAACAACATCATGTCGATGTCCAACGCGAGCCGGTATGGTTTCAGAAGGTCCCTGCCCTTTAATTTCGGCGTCTTCGCGGGCTTTATCGTCGTGATGTCAGTCAGCGCTCTTTTCAGCTCGCTGCTCTATAACGTCATGCCCTCCGTCAAGCTCTTCATGCTCTGCGTCGGCGCGGCCTACATCTTCTGGCTCGCCTGGACGGTATGGCACGACACGCCGCACGGGGGAGACGATAGACAGGTAAATACCAATACGTTCCTCTCCGGAATGACGCTGCAGTTCGTCAACGTGAAGGTCATCCTCTACTGTATAACGACGATGTCCTCGTTCATCCTGCCGCATTATCACGGGCTGCCGGTCATCGCGGCCTTCGTCGTATTCCTCGCCTTCGTCGGCTTCGCCTGCACGCTCTGCTGGGCGGCCTTCGGCGCGCTCTTTGAGATACTTTTCAAAAGATACAGCCGTCCGGTGAATGCCGTCATGGCGCTGCTGCTCGTCTACTGCGCCGTTTCAATGCTGCTGGAGATTTAAACGGCTGATTTTTCCACGTCGCCCAAGATAAAACAGAGGCGTTTGTCCCGCCGTGTAAATAATTTTTATTGACTTTTATATCCCTTAAAGGTATTTTTGAGGAATTATAGAGGGAGGTGGCGTTACCATGAAGGAATGTATGGAGTCAAAGAATCTGCATCTGCGGCTGAGGAAGGTCGCCGGACAGGTGAACGCCGTCGAACGGATGATCGACGAGGACGTACCCTGTGAGAATGTCCTCATCCAGATCAACGCGGCGAAGAACGCGCTGCATAAGATCGGGCAGATAGTACTCGAGGGACACCTCAGGCACTGCGTGCGCCGCGGCATAGAGAACGGCGACGCCGAAAAGACGATCAGCGATTTCATTAAGACCCTCGAACATTTTTCACGCATGTCATAAAAAATCTCCTCCGCTGTCTTGACAATCTCTTTTTTTCTGATATACATATACCTATACGGGTATATGTATATCAGAAAGGAGTTCTTGATATGAAAGAGCGGCACAAAATAGAGCGGGAAAACAGAGATAACCATGAGCACGGGCATAGCTGCCGGAACGAACATGAGCATGACCACGGCCATGAAGACGAAGAGATGGGCTGCGGCCACTCTCACGGAGAGGGCGGCGGCGTTAAGGGGACGCTGATACAGTTATGCGCCGCCTTTGCGATAGCGGCGGCGGCCGCCTTCGCGCCGCTTCCGCAGTATGTCAGAGCCGCGGGGTTCGCCACGGCCTATCTGCTCGCGGGATGGCGGGTGCTTCTCGCGTCGCTGCGCAATATTTCGCGCGGCAAGATATTTGACGAAAATTTCCTGATGTCCGTCGCCTCGCTGGGAGCCTTTGCCATCGGAGACATGGCGGAGGCGGTGGCGGTAATGATCTTTTACGGCATCGGCGAGATGCTCCAGGACTCCGCGGTGGCGAAGTCAAAGCGCAGTATCGAAAGCCTGATGGATCTGCGCAGCGACTACGCCAGCGTACTGCGCGGCGGCCAACTGGTACGGGTCGCTCCAGAGGAGGTCATGGTCGGCGAGACGGTCTCCGTCCGCCCGGGGGAGAAGATCCCGCTCGACGGCACCGTGGTCTCCGGCACCTCTTTTCTTGACACAAGGGCGCTCACCGGCGAATCGGTTCCCCGCCGCGCCGCGCCGAACGACGAGGTGCTTTCCGGATCCGTCAGCACCGACGGAGCGCTGGAGATACGCGTGACAAAGCCCTTTTCGGAGTCCGCCGTCTCAAAGATTCTGGAGCTGGTGCGCGGCGCGGCGGCCAAAAAGTCCGCAACAGAGAGGTTCATCACAAAGTTCGCGCGCTGGTATACGCCGACCGTCGTCGCCCTCGCGGTGATGGTGGCGCTGCTGCCGCCGCTCGCGGGCTACGGAAGCTATTCGGTATGGTTCTATAAGGCGCTCTCTTTCCTCATCATCTCGTGCCCCTGCGCCCTCGTCCTCTCAATCCCGCTCAGCTTTTTCGGCGGCATCGGCGGCGCGGCGAGGAACGGAATTCTCGTAAAGGGAAGCACATATCTTGAGACGATGAGCAAACTTGGCACTATCGCCTTCGACAAGACGGGAACGCTGACGCGGGGCGTCTTTAAGGTCACTGAGCTGCTGCCGGCCGACGGCGTTTCGCAGGATGAGCTGCTCCGGTACGCGGCGGCGGCCGAGGCGCAGTCTAATCATCCCATCGCGAAATCTATCATGACGGCCTTCGGCGGCGGGACGCCGGAGAGAGCCGAAGTGCGGGAGATCGCGGGCATGGGCGTCGAGGCCCGCACCAAAGAGGGCGTCGTCCGCGCCGGAAATGTCAAGCTCATGAAGAGCATCGGCATCGAGGGTCTGAGGGAATATGCCAAATCGGCGGTCTATGTCGCCCTTGACGGCAAATTTCTCGGCACGCTGCTGGTCGCCGACGAACTCAAGCCGGGAGTGCGCGCGGCAATGGACGACCTGCGCGCGGCGGGTGTCTCGCGCCTCGTAATGCTGACGGGCGACAACCTGGCGATCGCGGAGGAGACGGCGGCGGAGGCCGGGATGGACGCCGTTAGCGTGGAGCTGCTGCCGCAGGATAAGACGGCGGAGCTGGAAAGGTTGATGGCGGGCGAAGAGAATAAGACCGCCTTTGTCGGCGACGGAATCAACGACGCGCCGGTCCTCACCCGCGCCGATATCGGCATCGCGATGGGCGGCATCGGCTCGGACGCGGCGATAGAGGCGGCGGACGTGGTGATCATGACTGACGAGATCGATAAGATTGCGGCGGCCATCAGAATCGCCGTCAAGACGAAGTGGATAGTGTGGGAGAATATCGTGATGGCCCTCGGCTTCAAGATCGCGGTGATGCTGCTGGCGGTCTTCGCCGACGCCTCCGTCTGGTTCGCGATCTTCGCCGACGTCGGAGTGGCGCTGCTCGCCGTGGTGAACGCGCTGCGGGCTCTCAAAGCGCCTGCGGTGCGAAACGGCGGTGAAAGGGAGCGCGAAAAAGGCGCGGAACCCTGCCCCGCGGCATAGGAGGCCGCGCAGCTTAGGTAAGAAAAAACAGGAGGGAGACGCTTGGGCAAAGCCCACCGTCTCTCTCTGATTTTACCGTAACATCCGGCCCGGCCGCCGGGCGGCTAAGGGCCGGCGCGTACCGACGGCGCGGCGTCAGATAATTTCTATATGGCACATCCGCATCGTCTCCAGCGCTGCCTCATGGCTCGTTCTCGTTACGCCGGCGCAGCAGCGGGGATCGACCTTGAACGTCGCCTCGGGAAAGTTCGCCTTGAGCAGAAGCGCGTTGCTGACGACGCAGATGTCGGTACAGAGCCCCACGATATGAAAGGTGATGTCCGCCTCGGAGAGCGGCTCATGCCGGGACAGCGCCGCGCGGATGATATCGGGAAGCGCGACGCTGCCGAAGGTCGACTTTTCGACGGTGGCGACGCCGCCGCGCGAGGCGCAGCCGCTGAGTTCGGGGATGATCTCCGCGCCCCATGTTCCCCTGACACAGTGCGGCACGGGGAGATGGCGTCCCTCGTTCGTCTCCATGTAGTCGTCCTCGTGGGTGTCTTTCGTGAAGAAAAGCCGCTCAGCGCCGTTTTCAGTGATAAACTTGTCCACCGCGGCAACGACATTCGGCACGATGGCGCGCACCATATCGCCGCCGAGGCTGCCGCTCACAAAGTCGTTCTGCATATCGACGACGACCATCAGTTCAATTTTTTCGCTCATTCATATCCTCCCTTTCGGCGAACGCAGCCGCCGTTTTTTAGAACATCAGCGCGGTCTCGGTATCCCCTTTTCACAGGGGACGCCGACCTGGCACTTGCCGCAGCCATAACGGACCCTCGCGTGCGGGCCGTGAGGCGGGCGTGTCGAAGCCTTGACAAAGGCGCCGCAGATATCGTGGTCCTTTCCGAGGGCGACGCCCCTCGCCGCGTCTATCGCCTCCGCGGGGCAAAGCCTCTGGCAGGCTCCGCACATCGTACAATACTCATAAGGCGATTCATATTTTCGCGGCGTCGCCGGAATTTCGGCATCGGTGATGAGGCTGCCGAAGCGCCCGGCGATCCCCCTCTCGGTGATAAGCCCCTTCGAGAGGCCGAAGGTGCCGAGGCCGCAGATATAGGCGGCGTGCCGCTCTGACCAGTTGGAGGCGTAGGGGGCCAGCATCTTGAAACGGGCGTCGGTGGTTGGGAAGACGGCTGCGGCCCCCTCACCTTCCAGGAAACCTTTGAGATATTCGCCGAGCGCGGCGATGGCCATCTGTCCCTCGATGCGTGCGTGGAGCCACTCGTCGGAGGGCTGCGCGCGCTCCTCGCGGTTCGTGCTCCTTACGGTCTCCATAAAGGGGAGAAAGAAGGAGATAACGGAACGCGCCCCCGGGAGCCAGTCGTGCGGCAGCATCGCCTCGGGGTGCAGCACCTCGGCGCGGCGCAGCTCCGCGAAGGCGGGATCATCGGCCGCCGCCGCGCCTAACAGCGGCTCATCGTATATTCGCATCCCCGCCAAATCGGGTCGCAAAGCATCTTCGGCAGCTACATAGTTGACCGCCCCGTTCATAAACTCCGCCGCCGCAGCGGCGATTTTTTCCAGAAACATCATCTTTCGTACCTCCCCTGGCGCAGGCGTAAAAGCTCCGCTTCGCCTTGGATATTTATCGTTACAATTATAGTTCATTTTCCCGCTTTAAAATATTCCAGGGCGAAGTCGATAAAGCGGCGCGCGGCGGCGGGGAGCGTCCGCTTGTTTCTGTAGGCCAGCGCCGTCGTGCGCTCCACCGGCGGGGCGATATGGAGCGCCGAAAGCCTGCGGCTGTCGTTTTTAAGGACAAGTTCATAGAGGATGGCGACGCCGAGCCCCTGTTCGACCATCGAGATGACGGTGTAGTCGTCGGTGACCTTATAGTGGATATCGGGGGTCAGCCCCTTCCTGCGGAAGGCGTCCAGCGCCACGCTGAAATCTCCCTCGTCGAGAAGTATCAGCGGCTCCTTTGAGAGCTCTTCCAGCGTCACGCTCCCATTTTGCGCAAGCGGATGCCCCGGAGGCAGCGCCGCGAGCATCTCGTCCTTACGCAGCGGAATCACCGTCAGCCCCTTCACCTCGTTGTAACAGGTAAAGCCGAAGTCCACGCGTCCGTCGGATATCCACTCCTCGATACCGCGGTAGTCCCCCTGCAGCAGCTCGAAATGCACGAATGGATATATCTTCCGGAATTCGTTCATGAGCTTAGGCAGCCAGCTGCGGCTCACGCTCGTGAAGGTGCCGATCCTGATGTTCCCTCCCATCAGCCCCTGCATTTCGTCGTACTTCATACGCAGTTCGCGGTGGGCGCTGTATATCGAACGGATATAGGGCAGGTACTGTTCGCCGTCCGCGGAGAGCGCCGCCCCGCCCTTATCGCGCCGCAGCAGCACGGCGGAGAGCTCCTCTTCGAGCGTGTGGACCATCTGGCTGACCGCCGACTGCGTGTAGCCAAGTTCATCCGCGGCCCGCGTAAAACTGCCGCACTCCACTACTTTGACAAAGACTTCGTATCTATTCATTTCGCGCTCCATTTAACATTAGTCTTACTAATATATTTATTATAAAGATTCGTTGGACTGCTTGCAATAAAAGCTGTAAAAATTGAGACAGCGGTGAGAAATATGAGACTTCGGGGGGAAAGAAATGTCAAAAAGAGATCTCTATTACTTTTCAAAGGGAATGCGCGACGCGATACCTATCCTGCTGGGATATATCGCGGTATCTTTTACCCTCGGCATCGGCGCCAAGAACGCCGGACTCAGCCCCTTTCAGGCGCTGCTGAGCGCGTTGACGCAGAACGCCTCCGCGGGGCAGTTCGCAGGCTATTCCCTCATCGCCGCGGGAGCGGGCTATCTTGAGGTCGTGATCATGATAGTCGTCGCGAACGCGCGTTACCTGCTGATGTCCTGCGCAATGAGCCAGAAGATCTCCCCCAAGACCCCTCTGCGCCACCGTATGCTGCTCGCGGTGGACATCACGGATGAAATATTCGGCCTTTCGGTAGCGCAGCCAAGACGCCTCAACCCCTTTTACACCTACGGCATGGTCGCCGCGGCGGCTCCCGGCTGGGCCTTCGGCACCTTTTTCGGCGTCATCGTCGGCAACGTTCTGCCGCAGAACATCGTCACCGCGCTGAGCGTGGGGCTGTTCGGCATGTTTATCGCGGTCATCGTGCCGCCGGCGCGCAAGAATTTCGTCATCGCCCTGCTCATCGTCGTCTCGATGGCGGCAAGCTTCGCCTTCTCGCGCCTCTCCTTCATCGAACTCTCGGCGGGGATGCGCACGATAGTCCTCACGGTCGCCATCTCCGGCGCCGCGGCCTTCCTCTTCCCCCTGAATGAGGAGAGACGGGCAAATGCCGCGTAACGTATATCTTTACCTGCTGATAATGGCGGCGGTGACCTATCTCATCCGCGTGCTGCCGCTCACCGTCATCCGCGGCGAGATAAAAAATAAAAGGGTGCGCGCCTTTCTCTATTACGTCCCCTACGTGACGCTCGCAGTGATGACCTTTCCGGCGATAATCGACGCCACCGGCAGTCCGCTGACCGCCGTAGCGGCGCTTATCGCGGCGGT
This region of Cloacibacillus sp. genomic DNA includes:
- a CDS encoding metal-sensing transcriptional repressor, which encodes MKECMESKNLHLRLRKVAGQVNAVERMIDEDVPCENVLIQINAAKNALHKIGQIVLEGHLRHCVRRGIENGDAEKTISDFIKTLEHFSRMS
- a CDS encoding LysR family transcriptional regulator; this translates as MNRYEVFVKVVECGSFTRAADELGYTQSAVSQMVHTLEEELSAVLLRRDKGGAALSADGEQYLPYIRSIYSAHRELRMKYDEMQGLMGGNIRIGTFTSVSRSWLPKLMNEFRKIYPFVHFELLQGDYRGIEEWISDGRVDFGFTCYNEVKGLTVIPLRKDEMLAALPPGHPLAQNGSVTLEELSKEPLILLDEGDFSVALDAFRRKGLTPDIHYKVTDDYTVISMVEQGLGVAILYELVLKNDSRRLSALHIAPPVERTTALAYRNKRTLPAAARRFIDFALEYFKAGK
- a CDS encoding sodium:solute symporter family protein translates to MTLTGYFWFIMAYILVVVGYGLYIAKTQVKTNEEFVTCGRRLPLWVVVGTLIATWYGGGGITGTANLVYSRGPWAGLIYELATPVAIILVLFLAGKIRENRNITIPELFRERYGDYAAVLATIFIVLAYIGICSYQFKGAGYVLNLMTGLSVESGTLLAAAVIIILSVTGGLTSVAYTDAISAIFIFCSMGVAVPVLLSQTGGFSGLISQIPPDHLSISSGDKFIDTIGYGVATLFLAMGDQNLFIRFAAAKDKVTATRSAFLFIVISTILSCMTVFIAMNAIPFLPGIKPDTALLAVSMYRMPFFLGGCVLAAAVSFMITTGDSFLLSAGTNLTHDVLEPYVMKGCSDALKLKTIRILIVVCGILSYVLITTFRDILGIIMYAYTIYGAAITPALVAALCWPRVTRQAGLASIIAGGGGTLVWELLLKDRFLNLDSTLVAVPFSIIVLIVVTFLTQPKDSESTGGK
- a CDS encoding LysE family transporter, producing the protein MNFTAFFSYVILTAITPGPNNIMSMSNASRYGFRRSLPFNFGVFAGFIVVMSVSALFSSLLYNVMPSVKLFMLCVGAAYIFWLAWTVWHDTPHGGDDRQVNTNTFLSGMTLQFVNVKVILYCITTMSSFILPHYHGLPVIAAFVVFLAFVGFACTLCWAAFGALFEILFKRYSRPVNAVMALLLVYCAVSMLLEI
- a CDS encoding AzlC family ABC transporter permease; amino-acid sequence: MSKRDLYYFSKGMRDAIPILLGYIAVSFTLGIGAKNAGLSPFQALLSALTQNASAGQFAGYSLIAAGAGYLEVVIMIVVANARYLLMSCAMSQKISPKTPLRHRMLLAVDITDEIFGLSVAQPRRLNPFYTYGMVAAAAPGWAFGTFFGVIVGNVLPQNIVTALSVGLFGMFIAVIVPPARKNFVIALLIVVSMAASFAFSRLSFIELSAGMRTIVLTVAISGAAAFLFPLNEERRANAA
- a CDS encoding amidohydrolase family protein is translated as MFTKIKCGKLYDGVTPRLWENKEILIEDNVIREVGYGLPEPQGVEIRDLSELTVTPGMIDGHVHPQFFDYRELYNEYVCLSDGYRALATASCARKTLLGGFTTIRSMGWFSEAYELDVKRAIEDGKIEGSRLVVGSHFLCTPGSAGDSSQSLSANPYLSDYLMKMCPTCGSGADFFTNVVRREKKMGCDFIKIFGSGGFATPCDDPEDIQLNDSEFNAIFSTAKELRIPVTAHVYAPVMMKKLLKYNIFCMEHGALMDDETARMIEGSGVYLVPTFMPYEDIVNPNEESLSKKSDFFRRKLEKYQRRLQEGREIIINSKIKLGYGTDIVDVYNNYESGWEYNCWLKNGVDPFRALEAATSINAEICGISDKLGNITPGKLADISGWKRDLLKDPDALRDCAFVMKDGVEYLTESRV
- a CDS encoding isochorismatase family cysteine hydrolase; the encoded protein is MSEKIELMVVVDMQNDFVSGSLGGDMVRAIVPNVVAAVDKFITENGAERLFFTKDTHEDDYMETNEGRHLPVPHCVRGTWGAEIIPELSGCASRGGVATVEKSTFGSVALPDIIRAALSRHEPLSEADITFHIVGLCTDICVVSNALLLKANFPEATFKVDPRCCAGVTRTSHEAALETMRMCHIEII
- a CDS encoding helix-turn-helix domain-containing protein, whose product is MENINSVVADNLKRFREERKLSLEAMAKLSGVSKSMLGQIERGEANPTVSTVWKIANGLKISFTDLMTRPEKDYEVVDIKRVEPLLEDGGLYRDFPVFPFDAARRFEMLYIEIDPGGRLEAEPHPAGTQEFITAFSGELSVSVNGETFAITRGSSLRFKSDGPHSYKNTGNEICRLSMVIYYPG
- a CDS encoding heavy metal translocating P-type ATPase, which produces MKERHKIERENRDNHEHGHSCRNEHEHDHGHEDEEMGCGHSHGEGGGVKGTLIQLCAAFAIAAAAAFAPLPQYVRAAGFATAYLLAGWRVLLASLRNISRGKIFDENFLMSVASLGAFAIGDMAEAVAVMIFYGIGEMLQDSAVAKSKRSIESLMDLRSDYASVLRGGQLVRVAPEEVMVGETVSVRPGEKIPLDGTVVSGTSFLDTRALTGESVPRRAAPNDEVLSGSVSTDGALEIRVTKPFSESAVSKILELVRGAAAKKSATERFITKFARWYTPTVVALAVMVALLPPLAGYGSYSVWFYKALSFLIISCPCALVLSIPLSFFGGIGGAARNGILVKGSTYLETMSKLGTIAFDKTGTLTRGVFKVTELLPADGVSQDELLRYAAAAEAQSNHPIAKSIMTAFGGGTPERAEVREIAGMGVEARTKEGVVRAGNVKLMKSIGIEGLREYAKSAVYVALDGKFLGTLLVADELKPGVRAAMDDLRAAGVSRLVMLTGDNLAIAEETAAEAGMDAVSVELLPQDKTAELERLMAGEENKTAFVGDGINDAPVLTRADIGIAMGGIGSDAAIEAADVVIMTDEIDKIAAAIRIAVKTKWIVWENIVMALGFKIAVMLLAVFADASVWFAIFADVGVALLAVVNALRALKAPAVRNGGEREREKGAEPCPAA
- a CDS encoding 4Fe-4S binding protein is translated as MMFLEKIAAAAAEFMNGAVNYVAAEDALRPDLAGMRIYDEPLLGAAAADDPAFAELRRAEVLHPEAMLPHDWLPGARSVISFFLPFMETVRSTNREERAQPSDEWLHARIEGQMAIAALGEYLKGFLEGEGAAAVFPTTDARFKMLAPYASNWSERHAAYICGLGTFGLSKGLITERGIAGRFGSLITDAEIPATPRKYESPYEYCTMCGACQRLCPAEAIDAARGVALGKDHDICGAFVKASTRPPHGPHARVRYGCGKCQVGVPCEKGIPRPR
- a CDS encoding AzlD domain-containing protein, whose protein sequence is MPRNVYLYLLIMAAVTYLIRVLPLTVIRGEIKNKRVRAFLYYVPYVTLAVMTFPAIIDATGSPLTAVAALIAAVGLSWFGGSLLQVSILSCAVVFILDKFVP